The window GGGGATCGTGGTGGGTGTGACAGTTCGTCTGAAGTACCTGCCGCGCGAGATCCACACCATTGCTGCGTTCTATCAGGACTTCCGTAGCGCCGCTGCCGGGGTACTCGCCGTAGGCAGAGCGCGGGTGCAGCCCGCCATCATGGAACTCCTGGACAACGGCACACTGGTGCAGCTGGACGAACTGCACGGCGGCGATCTGCAAAAGCGCGGCAAGTCCCTCTTGCTCATCCAGACAGATGGGTTCGGTGCCGCCGCGGAAGCCGACGTCGTCCGGCAGGTACTTGCCGAAGGCGGCGCCACAGTGACCACCGAAGCCAGCGCCGAAGCCGAAATGCTGGTGGAACTCCGCCGCAACAGCCGCGGCGTCGAAGTGGACGACGAATTCAGGGTTGGCGAAGACATCGCCGTCCCACGCTCGCGGCTGGTGGACTTCGTGGCGGAACTCGAAGCCACGGCCGACCGCTTCCAGGTACGGCTCAAAGTAGTGGCCCACGCTGGCGACGGCAACCTGCACCCCACCTTCTGGATGGACCGTGTGGACCCAACCACCGACGCCGATGCCCTGCAGCGACTCAACGCTGCCCTGGACGAATCCATCCGCGTAGGACTGGAGATGGGCGGAACCATCACCGGCGAGCACGGCGTAGGGCAGTACAAGCTGCGATGGCTCGGCCTCGAGCAGCCCGAGCCGGTGCGTGAGCTGCAGCGGCGGATCAAGGAGCTGTTCGACCCGCAGGGGATTCTGAATCCGGGGAAGGCTATCTAGGCTGGCCCTTAGGGGGGGGCGTCCCGCCGGGCCGAAACGCTCGGCGCGCGCATCTGTGACGCTCTATCACCTCCTTCGGGTTTGGGTGTGACGCTCTATCACGTCCCTCGGGTTTGGGGGTGATGCTCTATCACCTCCCTCGGGCTTGGGCGTGATGCTCTATCACCTCCAATCCTCTTGCAGATCACCTCGACACTTCTTGGTATTCCAAAATTGCCTGGCGCAAAGCATGCGTCACATCTGAACTGCCTCTTTATCGGCATTTACTTTCCGTCATTCTCCTCCTAGGCTTGCTTGGTATACCAAACCTGCTATGAGGAGAATGACGTGGGAGAACTGCGCCCGGACGATGCCCGACCTTCGGGGCGTGGGTCACGACTTGCTACGGGGCTGGTGTTGCTCGGGCTCGTCGTAGTGTCTGTTAATCTTCGGCCGGCCATTACGACCGTTGCCGGGGTGATGAACCAGGTGCCGGGTGTGTTTGGTGTGGATCCTTCGCTTCTTCCCTTGTTGGGGACTTTGCCGGTGTTGGCTTTTGGTATTTCGGGGCCGATTGGGCCTTGGCTGGCCCGTCGACTTGGGACCGGGCGGGCTGTGGCTGTTGCGTTGTTGGTTCTAGCTGCTGCATTGATTGTTCGGGCGACCGTGCCGGCACTTTTGCTACCGGGCACATTCTTGGCTGGCATGGCGATCATGACCTCGAGCGTCCTAGTGCCTCAGATCGTCAAGGCAAACCGCGGCACTGGCTGGTGGACAGGGTTGTGCACCATGGGATTCGGGCTAGGAGCGGCGCTTGGGGCCGGGCTGGTCCAACCACTTGAACAGGCATTCGGCGGCAGCCTGCCCTCAGCCCTCGCCGTCTGGGCGGTACCGGCGTTGCTGGGCGCTTTCCTGATCCACCGATCCGGAGGACGTCCGACGGCGGCTCCCACCGCGGCGTCCAGGGCGGCTTCCTACGCTGCTCACACCAGCACCGGGGCCGCTGATGTGTTCACTCCGCTCCGGAAGCAACGCACAGCGTGGGCCGTGACGGCGTTCTTCGGGCTCCAGGCCATGCTCTATTTCGCGATCACGTCTTGGCTGGCTGTGTACCTGGTATCCCGAGGGCTCGCGCCGGCGGATGCCGCCGCCTTGCTTGCGTGGTTCAGCCTGGCGGGCTTGCCAGCCAGCTTGCTGGCACCTGTGCTGGCCGGCCGTCCCGGCATCTTGAGGATCATGGCGCCCGGCCTTGGCTTGTCCGTGGCAGCTGCACTGCTGGGAGTTCTGATGGCACCGGTTGAGCTGCAGTTCGTCATGGTCGGGATTTTGGGCGTGGTCCAGAGCGCCGGATTCGGGCTGGCCATGGCGTTGGTGGTGATTCGATCCGATGGGCCCCAGTCCGCGGGGAGGCTCTCCGCCATGAGCCAGGGATTTGGTTTCGCTTTGGCGTCCCTTGGCCCGCTGGGTGCCGGGTTGCTGCACGCCATGACCGGCGGCTGGGAAGTGACATTCTGGGTGCTTGCCGCTGAGGCCGTAGTGCTGGCAGGTGCAGGATTCTTTGCTATCCGCGGACCCCTCGTCAGCGTGGAGGCGGCGGAGGCGACGGAGACGGCGGAGGCGACGGAGACGGAAACGACGGAGGAAGCAGCGCCGCCTGAGCAAGCAACTGCCAAAGCCACGGTCGTTCGATAACCCGGCCATTCGAGGCCGCGGGCGCGCCAGCGAACAACTCCGCGTCCGGTTGCCCGGAATCCGGGGAGGGCCTGTTCGGGCAGTAACCCGGCGGCGTATCCTCGGCCATATGACCAACTCAGCAGCAACAGGTACCAATCCGGAAACGCCAGCTACGGAAATCCTGGAGACCAACGAGTGTTGGGAACTTCTCCGCGGTGTCTCGGTGGGCAGGCTCGCCGTTGTGGTGGAGGATCACCCGGACATCTTTCCCGTGAATTACAAGGTTGATCACGGGACCCTGGTGTTCCGGACCGGTGAAGGTACCAAACTTCATGCAGCTCTGGGCGATGCTCCGGTGGCCATCGAAGCGGACGGCGTTAATGCCGAAACAGGGGTGGCGTGGAGCGTGGTGGTCAAGGGCCAGGCGTCTGCCGTGAAGCTGACCCAGGACGTGCTGGATACTGTCGGCCTCCTGCTGTTCCCCTGGGAGGCAGGGCAGAAGGACCAGTTCATCCGCATCGCTCCGAGTAAGGTGACCGGCCGCCGCTTCAAAGTGACGCCCCCGGTGACGTGGTGGTCACCCCTGGAGGATGCTCCCACGGCCCGGAGCGAGTAACACTTAACGCGAAAACCCGCCCTCATTCGACGTCCTCACGCTGTATGGCGCGGAGTTCGAACTAGGGCGGGTTTCAGGGAAGCTAGACGAGTTCCAGCTGCTCGGCCACCACCCTGCCAGCGTGGATGACCGTGCGGTCCTTGCCACGGTCCATCACCGTGGAGGCCACCGTTTCGCCGTCCACCAGGAGCAACTCAGCCGGGTCACCGACCTCGACGCCGGGACGGTGGGCCGTGTCCTTCAGCCTGGTTGCGCTGGGGTCAAGAATGCTCGCGCCACCGATCGTGGCGATGGCCAGGCTGTGCTCAATGAGCTCGTCCTTACGGAAGCCATGGGTAAAGGCGAGCTGCCAAGTCCGGTCCAGCATGTCCGTGTTGCCGTACGGGGACCAGTAGTCGCGTTGACCATCCTCGCCCAGGCCCAATCGGACGCCGGCCTCGGTGAGTAGCGGAATGGGCAGCTGGCCTGCAGCCGAAGGAGCAACCGACGCCAGGGAGACATCGAGTTCCGCGAAGGCCTCAATGAGCCTGCGCGTGGTGGCCTCGTTGACGCTGCCCAACTGGTACGCGTGGGACATGGTGACCTTGCCCTGCATGCCCAGCGCCCGGGTTCGTTCCAGCACCAGGTCCGTGCTAAACACGCCCAGCTCACCGGGTTCGTGCAGGTGGATATCGATGGGAACCTGGTACTTCTCTGCCAGGCCGAACACAATATCCAGGTGCTTCGCCGGATCGCGGTCCAGCGTGCAAGGATCGATCCCGCCCATCACGTTGGCACCGGCTTTCAGTGCCTCTTCCATGAGCTCAACCGTGCCCTCCTCCAGTAAAAGTCCGGCCTGGGGGAAGGCGATGATGTCCACGGAAGCCTGGCCAGCGAACTTCTCCTTGGCAGCAGCAACGGCGTCGAAACGCTCCAGCCTGCAGTCCACATCCACCTGGGCGTAGGAGCGCACGCGGGTGGTACCCCGGGCGATCATCCGGGCCAGGGTGTCGTTCACGCGCTCCTGCAGCGGGACCTCGGCGTTGCGCCAGTTTTGACGGTCGTTCATCATCATGGTCCACACGCCCGGGCCTCCGGTGTGCTCCCGGAACGGGAGGCCGATCCGGGTGGAGTCCAAGTGCACGTGGACATCCGAGAAGGAGGGAAGGAGGAGGCGCCCGCGTCCCTCAACAACAGTGAAGCCCTCCGGAAGGACCCGGGCGGGGTCATTAGGTTCGACGGCGGTGATCTTGCCGCCTGCTTCGCCAGCGACGAGGGTGACGTCGCTGAGCGCTTGCCCCCACGGGCGGACGGCGCGGATCAAGGTATTCAATGGTTGCTCCTTTTGCTAGTGAATCTAGTGCATGCCTCTATTGCACGCCTGCCAAGACCGTTGCGGCGAGACCTGTGTGGTGGCAGGCAGGCTCAGCGGGCTCGGCGGGCGCGGGGATCTGGTTGATGCAGCGTTGACGCTGTTCCTCCGGGAGCGTGCCGATCAACGGGCAACGGGTCCGGAAGACGCAACCGCTGGGCGGATTAGCCGGAGAGGGCAGGTCTCCGCGCAGCCGGATTTTTACCTGTTCACGGGCGGCCCGGGGATCCGGCAGGGGCACCGCCGAAAGCAATGCCTTGGTGTAAGGGTGCAAGGGATCGCTGAACAAAGCGTCGCGAGGCCCCTGCTCAACGATCTTGCCCAGGTACATCACCGCCACCTCGTGGGAAATGTGCCGGACCACCGAGAGATCATGGGCGATGAAGATGTAGGAAACGCCGGTGTCACGCTGGATCTGCTGCAACAGGTTCACCACCTGTGCCTGCACCGAGACATCCAGGGCGGACACTGGTTCATCGCAAACAATCACCGAAGGGTTCAGGGAAATCGCCCGGGCTATACCCACGCGCTGACGCTGACCCCCGGAGAACTCATGCGGGAACCGGTTGTAGTGTTCCGGCTTGAGCCCCACCTGGTCCAGGAGTTCCTTGACCCGGTTCTTGAGCCCACCCGGCGGATTGATCTTCTGCGCCACCATGGGAGCGGCGATGGCCGTGCCCACCGTCTGACGCGGATTCAACGATGCGAAGGGATCCTGGAAAATCATCTGGACCTTGCGACGGAAGTTGTATAGATCCTTGCCCCGGAGCCCGCTGATGTCCTCGCCGTCCACCAGAATCCTCCCGCCCGTCGGGTCCATGAGGCGGGCCACCATGCGGCCCGTGGTGGACTTACCGCACCCGGACTCACCCACGAGCCCCAAAGTCTGGCCACGGGCGAGACTGAACGATACGCCGTCGACCGCTTTGACCGAGCGTTTAGGGGCACCCGGAAGCATGCCGCCCTTCAGCGGGAAGTGCTTTTTCAGGTTCTCCACCTGGAGAATAGGCTGATATTCCATGGCGGGTCCTAACGCGAATTCCGGATAGTGATGATCTGCGGGCCGCTCAAGTGGCAGCGTTTGCCGTGCCCGTCCTCTACCCGCAGTTCCGGCCGCTGGCTGACGCAGATGCCGTCGCCGGCGAGTTCCGTGTACTGGCACCGTGCGCTGAAGATGCAGCCTTTGGGCAGGTCAAGGAGCGACGGCGGCTGGCCGGGTATGGGGTTCAGCCGGCTCGACGCGCTGTTGAGCGTGGGCATCGAGTTGAGCAGTCCCAGGGTGTAAGGGTGCTGGGTATCGTAGAAGATTTCGTCCACGGGCCCGGACTCAACGCACTGGCCGCCGTACATGACCAGCACGTTGTCGCAGACCTCGGCAACCACGCCGAGGTCGTGCGTGATCAGGATCAACGCCGAGTTGGTTTCTTCCTGGAGCTCAGACATCAAATCCAGGATCTGGGCCTGGACCGTCACATCCAGCGCAGTGGTTGGTTCATCGGCAATCAGGAGTTCAGGCTCGCATATCAGTGCCATGGCGATCATGGCACGCTGCCGCATGCCGCCGGAGAAGTGGTGCGGGTACTCGTCGTAGCGCTGCTCGGGGCTGGG is drawn from Arthrobacter sp. 31Y and contains these coding sequences:
- a CDS encoding FAD-binding oxidoreductase, translating into MSDETAVAGTSVENIKERTVGRGEDAQPSAAQRTFLQELEAGLGAGKMTDDEETLTMYSADQGPILDRHLPLAVVWAESVEDVQHIVRSCAAHQVPIVARGAGTGVSGGAHATQGCIVLSLERMNRILDLNPDDETAVVEPGVINADLNAAAAEHGLMYAPDPASYKMSTIGGNVATNAGGLRCAKYGVTRDSVLALDVVMADGSLMHTGHQTFKGVAGYDLTALLVGSEGTLGIVVGVTVRLKYLPREIHTIAAFYQDFRSAAAGVLAVGRARVQPAIMELLDNGTLVQLDELHGGDLQKRGKSLLLIQTDGFGAAAEADVVRQVLAEGGATVTTEASAEAEMLVELRRNSRGVEVDDEFRVGEDIAVPRSRLVDFVAELEATADRFQVRLKVVAHAGDGNLHPTFWMDRVDPTTDADALQRLNAALDESIRVGLEMGGTITGEHGVGQYKLRWLGLEQPEPVRELQRRIKELFDPQGILNPGKAI
- a CDS encoding ABC transporter ATP-binding protein; translation: MEYQPILQVENLKKHFPLKGGMLPGAPKRSVKAVDGVSFSLARGQTLGLVGESGCGKSTTGRMVARLMDPTGGRILVDGEDISGLRGKDLYNFRRKVQMIFQDPFASLNPRQTVGTAIAAPMVAQKINPPGGLKNRVKELLDQVGLKPEHYNRFPHEFSGGQRQRVGIARAISLNPSVIVCDEPVSALDVSVQAQVVNLLQQIQRDTGVSYIFIAHDLSVVRHISHEVAVMYLGKIVEQGPRDALFSDPLHPYTKALLSAVPLPDPRAAREQVKIRLRGDLPSPANPPSGCVFRTRCPLIGTLPEEQRQRCINQIPAPAEPAEPACHHTGLAATVLAGVQ
- a CDS encoding amidohydrolase family protein — translated: MNTLIRAVRPWGQALSDVTLVAGEAGGKITAVEPNDPARVLPEGFTVVEGRGRLLLPSFSDVHVHLDSTRIGLPFREHTGGPGVWTMMMNDRQNWRNAEVPLQERVNDTLARMIARGTTRVRSYAQVDVDCRLERFDAVAAAKEKFAGQASVDIIAFPQAGLLLEEGTVELMEEALKAGANVMGGIDPCTLDRDPAKHLDIVFGLAEKYQVPIDIHLHEPGELGVFSTDLVLERTRALGMQGKVTMSHAYQLGSVNEATTRRLIEAFAELDVSLASVAPSAAGQLPIPLLTEAGVRLGLGEDGQRDYWSPYGNTDMLDRTWQLAFTHGFRKDELIEHSLAIATIGGASILDPSATRLKDTAHRPGVEVGDPAELLLVDGETVASTVMDRGKDRTVIHAGRVVAEQLELV
- a CDS encoding MFS transporter; this encodes MRPDDARPSGRGSRLATGLVLLGLVVVSVNLRPAITTVAGVMNQVPGVFGVDPSLLPLLGTLPVLAFGISGPIGPWLARRLGTGRAVAVALLVLAAALIVRATVPALLLPGTFLAGMAIMTSSVLVPQIVKANRGTGWWTGLCTMGFGLGAALGAGLVQPLEQAFGGSLPSALAVWAVPALLGAFLIHRSGGRPTAAPTAASRAASYAAHTSTGAADVFTPLRKQRTAWAVTAFFGLQAMLYFAITSWLAVYLVSRGLAPADAAALLAWFSLAGLPASLLAPVLAGRPGILRIMAPGLGLSVAAALLGVLMAPVELQFVMVGILGVVQSAGFGLAMALVVIRSDGPQSAGRLSAMSQGFGFALASLGPLGAGLLHAMTGGWEVTFWVLAAEAVVLAGAGFFAIRGPLVSVEAAEATETAEATETETTEEAAPPEQATAKATVVR
- a CDS encoding pyridoxamine 5'-phosphate oxidase family protein, coding for MTNSAATGTNPETPATEILETNECWELLRGVSVGRLAVVVEDHPDIFPVNYKVDHGTLVFRTGEGTKLHAALGDAPVAIEADGVNAETGVAWSVVVKGQASAVKLTQDVLDTVGLLLFPWEAGQKDQFIRIAPSKVTGRRFKVTPPVTWWSPLEDAPTARSE
- a CDS encoding ABC transporter ATP-binding protein — translated: MTQLNITAKTASAPAGGTAGGTATAPFLEVRDLTVKFPTDDGVVSAVNGMDFSLERGQTLGIVGESGSGKSVTSQALMGLLKGTSAQVTGQAMFQGKDLVTLPESAMRPLRGRNIGMIFQDPLSALHPFYTVGHQIAEAYLVHNKASKKQARAAAVDMLGRVGIPSPEQRYDEYPHHFSGGMRQRAMIAMALICEPELLIADEPTTALDVTVQAQILDLMSELQEETNSALILITHDLGVVAEVCDNVLVMYGGQCVESGPVDEIFYDTQHPYTLGLLNSMPTLNSASSRLNPIPGQPPSLLDLPKGCIFSARCQYTELAGDGICVSQRPELRVEDGHGKRCHLSGPQIITIRNSR